TGTGTATCATCAGAGGGCATGACGTACTTCAGTGCTCATTTTAATGTAGATGATCCCGTATTTACCCTGAAGCTGATGTCACATCACAGCCGAATCTATGAGGCAGGCACCACAGATAATATGCAAATGCGCCCTGTCCTGGAGAACTGGATGAACATGATCAGAACATCGGAGGTATACACTTCCACAGACAAATTTATCATGCAGGCACGCATGTTTGAATTGTTTGCCCTGCTGTCCCAAGCAGCTGACCGTGAACCACTATCCACCCGATCTGATGCTTCGCCTAATGCTCCAGCTCCCGCAGCCATGCATTATGCAGGAGCCATCGCAGAAGCCATCAAACAGGCGTTCCATACCCAGCTCCGAATCAAAGAGGGCAATGTATCCACCGTCAAAGTGGAACAGATCATATCCTCATTTGGCATCAGTCCGGGATATGGGTTGCAGATCTTTCGCAAGGTATACGGACAATCTCCACGGGCCTACCTGTCCAGCCTGAAGCTGCAGGAAGCCAAAGTACTGATCGAACAGCCGAAGCTCTCTTTGGGGGAAATTGCATGGAAGCTGGGCTACACCCATCTGTCGCACTTCAGTCGGCAATTCAAACGATGGACGGGCCAGAGTCCACTTCAATATCGCAACGCCGTTCAGGATCTATCCAACGAATCGGGTCCAGTGGACCAGAGTTGGGAGACCGAATCGGACTAAGAAAGGAATCCGAAGATGAATGAATAGATGGGTTAAGGGCCGTATGATCTATTGCGAATATGCTCATACTCTTCCGGGGTATTCATATTACTAAGCTGAATGGCCACATCATGGACACCAGCGCTTTCCAGCTCATCGACGTCGACATATCGGCAGCTGATCTCTTCAAGCCATTGGGTTACTTTCAGTCTATTATCTATTAAGCGCTGTTCAAGTTCGGGGAGAACACATCTATGATATGCACCTGCAAGCGGATGAACACAACCTGCCAGTCGTGGAACGATCGCATGATGCTCTTGACCTGATTCGGTGAGCCACTTCATACCTTTGAAAAAGGATGGCTCTATAAGCGGCATATCACAGGCGCAGACAAGGTTCCAGTCTGTCTGCGAGGCTTTTAGCGCGGCATGCAACCCTGCCAGCGGTCCCTTCCCAGGGTAATAATCCTGAACGCAGTCATAGGGCAATGCCTTGTATGCAGCCGTGTTGGCTCCTGCGGAAACGATAATACTATTCACAGCTGGTGCCATCGCTTGGATGACCTGCTCCAGCACGCTGGAACCATTCCATTCCAACAATGCCTTATTGGAACCCATACGGCGGGATAAACCTCCTGCCAATACAATACCTGTCCATTCCATCGTGCTCACGGTAATCCTCCTCGTTCAATAAACTTATTCTATACATTGAATACCCTTTCAACAAATGATACATTGAAGAATATGATTCTGAAAGGAATGGCTCTATTGGACAGATATGCACCCGGAAGAGGCAATCCCTCTTTGGTTTCGCTGAAACTATATAACTTTTTCATTTATGGAGCCATTTCAATCTTCGCCGGTTTTCTTCAGTTGTATTTGCAGGAAATCGGGATGACCAAATTGGAGATTGGCAGTCTGATGGCGATTGGTCCGTTTGTATCCTTGTTCGCTAATCCGTTCTGGGGCTTCTGGAGCGATAAATCACGCAATATTCGCATTATTCTGATGATGATGATGGGTGGCACCTTTGTGCTTGCTCAGGCCGTATTCTATGCGCCTACGTATGCCTGGATCTATGCAGCCATGATCTTTTTTTATTTTTTTCAAAGTCCACTGTTTGCCCAAACCAACAGCCTGATTCTTGGTTATATTGATGGCACGACTCAGAAATTCGGTACGTTTCGGCTATGGGGATCGCTGGGCTGGGCTCTAACCGCTGTGGCTGCCGGACCGCTGATTGACCGCCTGGGAGCGGGCAGTGTATCGATTGTCTTTGCCTTCATGATTGTCATTGCCTTTGTCTTTGCCTTGTTTCTACCCAGACAGCCGATCGCTTCAGATACACCTGTAGTGAGCTTTCGACGTTTCGGCAGGGTGATGTTCAATCCGTACTTTATGATCTTTATCGGGCTTGGGGTGCTCGTTTCCGTACCCAACGCCATGAACAGTACATTTATGTCATTATACATCGTGGAAATGGGTGGCGATAAACAGATGGTTGGCTGGGCCATCTTCACATCATCCATCCTTGAAGTGGGTGTTTTCTTGCTCCTGGACCGTTTTCTCAAACGCAAAATGAGCATGCTTCTATCATCGCTCATCCTGATCAGTCTGTTGTTCGCCATTCGCTGGCAGCTCATGGCCTTAGCGAACAATCCATTAGAGATTGTGTTCATTCAGCTCATGCACTCCATTACGTTCGGCGGGTATTTCTATGTAGGAACCCAGCTGACGATGCTGTTCATTCCAAGGCCGTACCGTTCCTCTGGTCAGGCCGTGTATACAATGGCCTGGGGCGGCCTCTCTGGTGTCATTGCCGGCCTGTTCGGCGGCTGGCTGTTCCAGAGCTTCGGTGCCGAAGTAATGTATAACATCGGGGTATTCTTCTCCCTGATCGGTGCTGTTGGTTTTGCAATCATGTGGCTCTCGAACCGCCGCAACGGCTATCAGCCAACAGTGTTGACGGAAATGGGTGAAAGGTAATTTTTTGTTGGCAAAGGTTGAACCTTTCAAGATCTACACTGGAGCACTACGAGGACAGAACAATCTTTCGATCGCTGTTATCCCCGGATTTTTTTGATTCCCTTTCTATAAGGGTAAAATCCGGTGATAAAGCGTATTCTTCCGATGTAGCTTTCTTTCAGAAAGCTTTTAGGCGAACGCTACGCTTCTCCAGCTTTATTCTGTCCTCTCGTTATGGTGTAAATAAAGTTCAAACAATCAAACAAAAGATTAAGAATAGTAGTAGTAAAAAGAAAGGCGTCTCCATTAGCTTATTGCCCTGGAGACGCCTTTTACGTTTATAGATTGAATTTTATGGATTTAGGTTTACAGCTTAGGCGTATAACCCTAACTTGTTTTCTCACCCTAAACCTCTAACTTTACCTTTACCTACCTCTGTACTTCACCTTATGCTTTTGGCAGTTGGAACGAGCTTTTCAGGGATACTACCCGGTTAAATACCGGACGGCCTGGCTCGGAATGTTTCGGATCAACGCTGAAGTAACCATGACGAAAGAACTGGAATTTATCCTGTGCTTTCGCTTCCTTCATCTCTTGCTCCACAAACCCTTGAACGACTTCAAGAGAGTTTGGATTCAATTGATCCAGGAACGTTTTCTCCGGTTGCTCTTCAAGCTCTGTTTCCTCTTCAGCATCCGGTGCTTCTGCGGCGATCAGAGGTTCATACAGACGGAATTCAGCAGGTACCGCTTGGCTTGCTTCCACCCAGTGGATGGTACCTTTAACTTTACGGCCTGTGAATCCACTGCCGCTCTTCGTTTCCACATCATAGGTACAATGGATTTCAGTCACATTGCCTTCTGCATCCTTGATTACATCGTTACATTTGATGAAATACGCATGTTTCAGACGAACTTCGTTGCCAGGGAACAAACGGAAAT
This window of the Paenibacillus marchantiae genome carries:
- a CDS encoding MFS transporter, with amino-acid sequence MALLDRYAPGRGNPSLVSLKLYNFFIYGAISIFAGFLQLYLQEIGMTKLEIGSLMAIGPFVSLFANPFWGFWSDKSRNIRIILMMMMGGTFVLAQAVFYAPTYAWIYAAMIFFYFFQSPLFAQTNSLILGYIDGTTQKFGTFRLWGSLGWALTAVAAGPLIDRLGAGSVSIVFAFMIVIAFVFALFLPRQPIASDTPVVSFRRFGRVMFNPYFMIFIGLGVLVSVPNAMNSTFMSLYIVEMGGDKQMVGWAIFTSSILEVGVFLLLDRFLKRKMSMLLSSLILISLLFAIRWQLMALANNPLEIVFIQLMHSITFGGYFYVGTQLTMLFIPRPYRSSGQAVYTMAWGGLSGVIAGLFGGWLFQSFGAEVMYNIGVFFSLIGAVGFAIMWLSNRRNGYQPTVLTEMGER
- the mobA gene encoding molybdenum cofactor guanylyltransferase, producing MEWTGIVLAGGLSRRMGSNKALLEWNGSSVLEQVIQAMAPAVNSIIVSAGANTAAYKALPYDCVQDYYPGKGPLAGLHAALKASQTDWNLVCACDMPLIEPSFFKGMKWLTESGQEHHAIVPRLAGCVHPLAGAYHRCVLPELEQRLIDNRLKVTQWLEEISCRYVDVDELESAGVHDVAIQLSNMNTPEEYEHIRNRSYGP
- a CDS encoding AraC family transcriptional regulator is translated as MDIRSQLREMPHHTLAHWLPIIDCNIKFYGAHSQQVPYGWAMPEECHPGFEIMLIIKGTQESVIHGYTYTVEEGSILLIPPGFKHTNQCVSSEGMTYFSAHFNVDDPVFTLKLMSHHSRIYEAGTTDNMQMRPVLENWMNMIRTSEVYTSTDKFIMQARMFELFALLSQAADREPLSTRSDASPNAPAPAAMHYAGAIAEAIKQAFHTQLRIKEGNVSTVKVEQIISSFGISPGYGLQIFRKVYGQSPRAYLSSLKLQEAKVLIEQPKLSLGEIAWKLGYTHLSHFSRQFKRWTGQSPLQYRNAVQDLSNESGPVDQSWETESD